AGGCCTCGGCCGTGCCGATCAGCAGGCGGGCGACCTCGATGTCCCTGATGCAGTCGAACCAGCCGAAACGGGCGCGGCGCTTGCCGTAGCGCTCGTTGTAGCGGGGATTGACCATCGCGCTGATGCGCCCGACGACGCGCTCGCCGTCAAAGACGAGCCAGAGTTTGTGCGAGCAGTATTTGAGCGGCGCGACCGCGGTCAGCGACCTGACCTGGTCGCTGTGCAGGGCGGGCACATACTGGGCGCAGTCCTTGTACAGCTCATCCGGGAAACGGACGAACTGCATCAGCTCCTTGCGGGTCGTGACTTCGCGTATCTGGTAATCGGGCATCTCTTTTCAAATAACTTGCAAAGATAATCATTTTTTTAGACTCCCCGCCGCCGGCCATCGGCTCGCCTACAGGCCTTTCGCCTTGGCTTCGTCCCAGATGGCGTCCATCTCGGCGAGGGTCAGGCCGGCGAGCTTGCGGCCCTTCCTGAGGGTCTGCTCCTCCAGGTAGTTGAAGCGGCGGCGGAACTTGCTGCAGCTGCCGCTCAGCGCCGCCTCGGGGTCCACCCCATAGAGGCGCGCAGCATTGATGACCGCGAAGAGCAGGTCGCCGAATTCCTCCTCCATGTGGCGCGGGTCCTGCTCCCGGCAGGCCTCGCCCACTTCGCCCAGCTCCTCGCTCACTTTCTCCCACACATCCTCCTTCTGCTCCCAGTCGAAGCCGCAGCCGCGGGCCTTCTCCTGCATCGAGAGGGCCTTGAGCAGGGCCGGCATCGCGTCTGGGATGCCGGACAGGACGGTCTTGTTGCCATCCTTCTCCTTGGCCTTGACGAGCTCCCAGGTGTCGGCGATCTCCTTGGCGGAAGTCGGCTTGCCGGCGTCCGGTCCGAAGACGTGGGGATGGCGGAAGACCATCTTGTCCACGACCTTGTCCAGGCTGTCCGCGATGTCGAAACTCCCCTCCTCCTGCGCGATCCGGGCATAGAAGACCAGGTGGTAGAGCAGGTCGCCGATCTCCTTGGCCGTGCCGGGGCGGTCGCCCTTGAGGATGGCGTCGCTCAGTTCATATACTTCCTCTTCCGTCATCGGGCGGATGGTCTCCATCGTCTGGGCGGCGTTCCAGGGGCACTTCTCACGCAGCGCGTCCATCGTGTCGAGCAGCCGGCCGAAGGCTGCGAGCTTTTCTTCTTTGGTGTGCATTGATAATTTGCTATATTTGCGCTGCAAAAATAACAATAATTATCAAGATGAAGCCCGTGAACTTCGTTTCCGCCGACGAGGCGGTCAGTCACATCCCCTCCCATTGCCACGTCCACCTGAGCAGCGTCGCCAGTGTCCCCCACATCCTGATCCAGGCCCTGTGCCGCCGTGCCGACGCGGGCGATGTCACCGACCTCCACTTCCACCATTTCCACACGGAAGGGCCGGCTCCCTACAGTGAGCCGCGCTACGAGGGGATCTTCTTCGAGCAGGGCTTCTTCGTCGGCCCCAACGTCCGCAAGAACGTCAACGCCGGCTATGCCGACTACCTCCCCGTGCACCTGGGCGAGAGCCAGAAGCTCTATCGCGACGGCTACATCAAGCTGGGCGCCGCCCTGGTCAACGTCTCCCTGCCCGACGAGCAGGGACGCGTGAGCCTCGGCACTTCGGTGGACTGCTCCGTGGCGGCCATCGAGACCGCCGACCTCGTGATCGGCGTGGTCAACCCCAACGTCCCGTTCGCCTACGGCGACCTCATCCCGCTGGAGAAGTTCGACTATCTCGTGCAGGACGATGCGCCGCTCGTGACGGCCGCGTTCGCCGAGCCCACCCCCACCGAGGTGCTCATCGGCAAGAACTGCGCGGCACTCGTCGAGGACGGCGACTGCATCCAGATGGGCATCGGCGCGCTGCCCAACGCCCTGGCAGCGCAGCTCGGCGGCCACAAGCACCTGGGCCTCCATACGGAAATGTTCGCCGACGGCCTGCTGCGCCTGATCAAGGCGGGCGTGATCGACGGCACCAACAAGCGCATCGACACGGGCAAGGTGGTGGCATCCTTCCTGCTCGGCTCGCAGGAGGTCTATTCCTTCATCGACCACAATCCCGACGTGCTGATGCGCGACATCAAGTACGTCAACGACCCGTATATGATCCGCCAGAACCCCGGCATGAAGGCCATCAACTCCGCCGTGGAGGTGGACCTCACCGGCCAGATCAGCGCCGATTCCATCGGCACGCGCATCTTCAGCGGCACCGGTGGCCAGGTGGACTTCGTCCGCGGCGCCACGATGTCGGAGGGCGGCAAGAGCATCACGGCTTTTGCCTCCCGCACGGTCAAGGGCAAGAACAAGATTGTCGCGGAGCTCAATGCGGGCGCCGGCGTGGTCACGCCTCGCGCGGACGCGCACTGGATCGTGACCGAGTACGGCGCCGTGGACCTCTACGGCAAGAGCCTGCAGGAGCGCGCCAAGCTGCTGATCGGCATCGCGCACCCGGACGACCGGGAAATGCTCGACCGCCAGGCCTTCGAGCGCTTCGGCCCGCACTGGCACAACTTCAGCATCTAGAAAGACATTCTAAAGCCCGCGAGGAACTGTCGGCCGCGAAGGTGGTTGACAACGGAGACGGTACGATAAGCGTTGACGGTCTCCCGACGGTATTCCCTGATATCAAGGACATTGTTGCATTCAAGGTAAACCGTTCCCTTGGGAAGCCGCCAGGAGATCACTGCCTTAAGGAGAGGTCTGTTGAACACCGTGACACCCGGGATGCGATCGCGCCGGAAGTATCCGTCAAGGTCAAAGCGGAGTTTTTTGAATGGTGAAATACGCATCGCGCCTTCTCCGGTAAGGATATGGCTGGTGACTTCGGCGCCGCCATGTTCCGTGACCTGACGGATATACTCCACCTTGAACCTAATACTGAACCAGTCGACGGGCGCGGAACTGACTTCGCCCCCGGTCGTGAAGCGGCGCGTGGTATAGTGGACCAGGACCTGCTGGAGATATTCATCCATTTCATTCACGTCATAGCCGGCCGAGCCCTCAAGCATCAAGGCCTTTCCCCCGAAGTATTTGCGTATGCGCCCGTCCACGTTGTACATAGCCGTAGCGTTCTGTAGCGGCACATACCCGGTAACCGTCATATCCGGGAGGTATTTGCTGGAGGCGGTCTTGCTGCGGACGATCCGGCCGTAGCCGCCGCTAAGATCAACGAACAGCATCCCGACGGGGTCGGAGTAGCGGACCTCAGCCATGGCCGTGACGCGGTCGCTCCGGCTCAGGCTGTCAAGGCGGGAAAGAGACCGGTAGTTGCGCATTACCACGGCACCGAGAAGGCTTTCGGGCGAAGAGCGCTGAATGCCGTAACTGGCACCGGCACTGGCGGTAAGGTTGGCCGTAGGGGTATACCGGAGGGAGACGGAAGGCGAAACGGAGGGATAGACCGCACCGCCTTTCCCGCAAACCTGCAGGATGTGGAGCGCGGCCGGGAGCGACAGGGTCAGTCTGACATTGCCGAAAGCAATGATGTCGCGGAGCGACAGCGACGGGCAGGCCGAAAAGACGGAAAGGTGATCCTGAAGCGGGCCGGAGACCGCCTTGGCCAGATCGGTGATGCCGGAGGAAGAGGAAAGGACGGCTTTGCGGTCCAGGTAGTCGAGATCGACGCCAGCACTGGCAGAGAAACTGTGCCGACCGGCCGCAATACTCCAGGCGGTACCATGGCTGGACGTAAAGTCGTTCTGCAGATAGGACTGGTCGAACGTACGTCCTCCCGTGACGTAGGTGCCCGTGTGCGTATTCCGGATGTAGGTCGCCACGCTGGTGAAGTTAAGGGCGCTTTTGCCGCGGCGGAGCGTCAATCGCAGATTGTTGTCGGCTTTGAGGGACGGCAGGTCGTACCGCTGTTCGTAATTGTCGCGCCCCGTGCCGTCAGAAAGGTCGCTGCGCAATTGTCCGGAAAGGGAAAAGGATTCGGAGAGATACCTGTCGGGGCCATTGTCCTCATAGGTAGCCTGACCCTGAAAATAGTATTTCCGGTCCGTCAATGACTTTCGGTCATCGATTGTCAGGGATGTACCGTCTTCGAAGCAGACCGTTTCCGAAGAGGATGCCTGTTCAGCGTATTTCTCCGCAGCGGCGTTGAAGGAAAGGCGGAGCTTAGTGTTCTCGCCGGTCTTGGCGAGATGGTTGAAGGTGGCGATACCGGAAAGGTTGTCGTACCAGTATTCCCGGGGAATGGGAAGGCTGGAGAAAGAGGGGTTGAGCGCGGAAGAGAGCTGACCGTCGATCTCGTTTACAAGGAAAAATCCCGGCCCGTCACTGACGCCCGGTTGCTCTCGGAGTTCCTGCGTGATGTCTTTTCCCAGATTGTTGCCCTTGACCAGATAAAGGTCCTGGCTGGTCTTCCCAAAGCGGGAGACCATCGCCTTGGCATCAAAAAGCGGAAACGGCGGAAGGCCGAGAAGGGCATCGCCGGTAAACACCCAGGAGCCGCGGGCGCTTTCCTTGAGAATGATGTTGACAGCGCTCTTCTCGGACGGGTCTATCTCCCGTAGAGCATTGATCGGCTGATGGTTGCGATAGACGTCTATGCGGGCGATATCGCTGGCTTTGAGGTTCTTGGTGACGACGCCGTATTTGCCGCCCATCAGGTCAAGACCCTCGACGTAGAATCTGTTGATGGCTTCGCCGTCATATTGGATGGTTCCCTGCTCGTTGGTAGTGAGTCCGGGGATCTTGTTGATCAGCTCGTCCAGGACCTGTTCGGTCCCGTCGGCGAAAGCGTGGACATAGAATGAAAGCGTATCGCCTTTGCGCGCGATGGGACTCGATTTGACAGCGGCAGAGCTTAACTGCAGTGCCTGCTCCTTCAGTTCGATGACGAACCCGGAGGTTTTGCCTTCGGTCGATATGCTCACCGGCGCATACCCCATCATCGAGACTTTAAGGATATCCACATCTCCATCGTCCTGAATCCGGAGAGAAAACTGGCCATCAGACCCGCTGTACGCAAAACCCTTCTGGATATTGTCAGCATACGCGAGGACAAATGCTCCCGCCAGCGGCTCTTTGCTCTTCTGGTCCCGTACCACTCCGGAGATGTGGTACGAAGCCCATGCCTCGCAAAGGGTCAGCCCCCACAGGGAAAAAACCAGCAGGATGACTCTATTTACCTTTCCAATAGTCACCGGGAATGAGGGGAATATATTTCATCCGATCCGAAACTTCATTTGCTTTCACCAGACGGACGCCGGTCATTTCTGACAGGAAACCGATATCCGTCATGAGCCGGTAATTCATCTGTTCCGTGTCTTTCATCGGAAGTACAAAATGTCTCGTAGCACCCTTGTGATACGATTCGCGGGGGAAGCCGGACTCAATAAAATCGAGACGGTCATCGCGGTCGAGCTTATCTGTCCAGACCAGCTGGAAACTGAAAAGGCTCTCGCTGTCTTCCGCAGCAACGATCAAGCCCGGCGCACCCCAGAGCATCCAGGGCCCGATGGGCACCGGAATGTCTTCCGTGTACCAGACAGTCCAGGTCCGGCCCAGATATTTGGCCGTGGCTTTCTTACAGGTATAGCCTTTGATCGTACGCGTTTCGTCCGTAAGCACCCAGGCCGGAGCTTCCATTTCGTACGCGCCCCGGATGGAAATGGTCGCCTGTTTGTAGCATTGCGTAATCTCACTCTTTTTTAAATCGACGATCGTCACATCCTCCAAACGGGGACGGGGCAGGGACGTAATCTTCTGATATTCACCCTGATTCTTGGTACTCCCGTTCTCATCAAAGGCCAGGAGCCGCAGGGAATCCCGTTCGAACGTGAATTGATCATAGAAAACCGACCGCCCGTCGGAATAGTCCAGCCGCATATTCAAGTACTGAACCGGAGCCGCCTTCGGATCTTTCTTCTTCAAGAAATGATAACCGCACTGAATGCTGTTGCGGGGACCGCCCGTCTGACTGAAAACCGCTGTCGGTATCAGCATTAATACCGACAGCAGAATCAAGAACGATCTACGACTACAGGCCATAGTCAAATTCGCAGTCAAGATACTCGAATAAATCGAACCACTCCAAACACTCTTCATCACTCATCTCATAGCAGGTATCTACGTACTCCACCGTACCACAAGATGTAATGAATCCGTAGTAATACTCTTCCACTTGAGCATTGAGTTTCGAGGAGCCCGCAAGAAGCAGAATAGCTGCGGACACAAGAGCTGATACTTTTTTCATAAAGTGAAGTTTTAAAGGTAAACAATATGCGGAAGCCCAATGACTTCCGCATCAAATATAACGACTATTTTCCGATTATGGTAATTAATTCCCCAGAAGATATTCCTTCCCGGAATCGCGATTCCCGAGGAAACGGACGTCACCCGATTGCCTATCGGCCGGAGGCGTGCGTGTAGCTGGAAACCGAAGAGGCGCGGGAAACGTTCTGCTCGACGATGCGCAGCCTGTCGTGGCTGCAATAGCGCAGGGACGAGGCGCCGGAGAGGATGAAGCCGAGCTCGTCACGGACATCCACGACGGCGTGGGAAGCACCGCTCAGGCGGACCTTTCCGACGTTGGCGGCGGCATATTCCATGCTGATCTTGGAAGCGCCGGAGGCACCGCAGTCCAGGGCGCCGACCTTTCCGCTCATGGTGAAAGTGGAAGCGCCGCTGGTCTCCACGTCGAGACGGGTGATATTGCCCTTCGCGAACAGCTTGGACGCGCCGCTCAGTTCCACCTCCGCCTCTTTGGCGCTGAAGTCAAAATCGCAGTTGCCGCTGCCGGAGATCTCGATGTCGACCCTGTCGAAGCTGCCGGAGAAGGCCATCCTGCTGGCGCCGCTGCATTCGAAGGAGGCATCCCGGCTACGGGCGGCGAGACCCGAAACGGAGCAGGCGCCGGAAAGGGCGACGACGAACGTCCTGCGGGGCGTGAATTCTCCCGTGGCCTCGAGTTTGGAAGCACCGGACATCTTCAGGACATCCAGTTCCGGCATGGAAACGAATGCGCGGAGCTTATAGCGGCCGCTGTCCAGGCGGCGGCGGACATCGCGCGGAAGCTCATAGCAGGACAGGACCAGCCGGCTGCCGCGAAGCTCGACGCGCAGGTAGGGAGCCATGAAATCCGGGGCCTCCACGCTGACGGCGTAACGGTCGGAACGGGTCAGTTCGACCTGATAGGTGAAGCCGATTTCCAATTCGGTGAAATGGGCGAAGTTGTAGTCTTTGGTCTCGATCTGGGCCGGGACGGAGGCGTTCGCCTCACGGGCGGAGAGAGACAGGACGGCGGCGAAGGCCGCGATGATGAGGGTGATGAAGCGTTTCATTTTCTATCTGTATTAAGTGTTATCAATATTTTTCGTTGACTTCTTCGGCGAGGGCGAGCAGCTCCGCGTAATAGGACTTGATCATCCGTGCGCGCTTTTCGGCAGGGTATTCGTCCGGCAGCTGGTCGAAGTAGGGGTCCGCTTCTTCCGTGATGTTCCGGATGGCCTCGTCGCGGTCGGCGCAGTTGCCGGCGGGCATCTCTTCGTAGATCCGGGCGACCTCTCCCAAATAGGCGAGGTAGATGGCTTCCGGATCGTTGCCGGCATTGCGGAAAGGATCACCGGGACGGATCAGCAGGAAAGCGGCCGCCAGGGCGGCGCAGACGAGCGCCGGGATCCAGGCCCTGCGAAGCAGCGGGGCGAAGCGGCGGGACGGCTCCCGGCGGGTTTCCTGCGGCAGCTGCGTGACGGCGAGCCGGGCCAGGAAACGCTCCTCGTGGCCTTCGGCGGGCTTCGCCGCGTCGAATTCGGCCGCGTGTTCGCGGATGTATTTCTCGAGTTCGTTCATATCTTGTTCAATATAAGCGTCAATTTGTTCTTTCCTCTGGAGAACAGCGAGCGGAGCGTCGTCTCCTTCTGTCCGGTCAGCCCGGCGATCTCGCGGTAGTCCAGTCCTTCAATCAGTACGAGGTTCAGCACCAGGCGGTAGGGATCGGGCAGGCTTTCCAGCGCCGCGCGGATCTGCATCACGTCGGGGACGGGACCCCGGAGCTGCTCCTCGGCCGGCTCCTCCGCCGCTTCCTGCAGGGCATAGTCTGCCAGGAAGGCTTCCTCGCGTTTCCGGCTGCGGAGCCGGTCGATGGAAGCGCGGATGCAGGTGCGGGCCAACCAGGCGGAAACCTGCGCTTCGGAGCCGAACGTTCCTTCGGATGAGACAAACTTCAGGATGGTGTCCTGCATCACTTCCTCCGCCTCGCCGGAATCCTTCAGGATCCGCAGGCTGATGTTGTACAGCCGCTGGTGATGTTTTCCGTAGAATTCCGTGATCTCCTGCCTTGTCATCTCTTTCAGGTCGTTTCTGTCTATATAACGCGAAAACACCCGGTCTGTTGCAACGCCGGGTGAATTATTTTTCAAAAAAAGAGAAATGGACGCGACCGTAGGTCTTTTCCTTCTTGAAGAAGGGATGGTCCACGAAGCTGTGTTCGTCGCCGTGTTCGAGGATGAAATAGCATCCGGGATGCAGCAGGTCCCGCGACAGGACCTTGTCCGGGATGGTCTCCAGGCCCTCCAGCGCGTAGGGCGGGTCGGCGAAAATGATGTCGAACTTCTCGTGGCAGATGGGGAGGAAGTCGAAGACGTTGGCATGGACGGCCGTGACGGCGTCCAGCCCGAGCCGGGCGGCCTCGCGGCGGATGAAGGCCGCGTGGTCGCGGTTCATCTCAATGCAATACACGCGGCGCGCACCGCGCGAAGCGAACTCGTAGGACACGGCGCCGGTGCCGCCGAACAGGTCAAGCACCTGCAAGTCCTCGAACTCGTATTCGTTGCCGAGGATGTTGAAAAGCCCCTCACGGGCGAAATCCGTGGTGGGGCGGGCCCCATAGCCCATCGGGGGCTGGATGGGTTTGCCCTTGAGACGGCCGCCGATGATCCTCATAACTTGACGACGGCCTTGAAATACCGGTACAGCGACATCTCGTCCTCCGCATCGAGCCCGTTGCGCCAGCAGATCGTGGAGATCTCCGGGTTGAGCTGGAGCGACTTGAGGGCGAGGAAGATGTAATATTCCGCGGTGGTGAAGTCCTGGGCGGGGAAGCTGTTGGCGAGCAGCAGGTTCTTGCCCTGGGCGACCGCCAGGAAGAGCCTGTCTCCATAGCGGCTGCAGAGGATCTTGTTGTATTCCGGACAATCGGGCAGCCGGGTCAGCAGGCGGTAGATCTCCGGAACGCCGTCTACAACGACGCTGTCCCCGTCCGTGGTATAGACGAGGACAGCGTTATATTGCGGCAGGTCGAGGTGTCCGACGGTGTCGTCCTCCTTCAAATCCGCGACCTCGGCAAGCGCTTCACGCGCCGTCGCAGGGTCGAAAAATTGGGAGGGGACGAGGGTGAACACTACTCCCAGTTGCCTGCGTTGTTGTTCGGAGCGGTGACGGAACCGACCTGCAGACCTTCGTAGCGGTTGAGGTCACGCATTTCGGCATCGAGGTTGACACGGAGCTGGTTGTCCATACCGACGAGGAGGATCTTCCAGGGAATCCGGGCCTCGAAGAGGGGCACGGGCACGCCGGAGACCATCCGGATGGCGGATTCCATCTCGATGGGCTTGCCGGAGAACGGGATATACTTGATGGAGTCGATGCAGAAGTCCTGACGGCCGTTGAAGAGGGTGTCGCGCACGGGGATCTTGGTGGTGGTGGAATACACCACGTTCTGTCCGGCGGCGTAGGCCTCCTGGAGCTTGGCGGTCAGCTGGTCGCCCTTGAGGTTGCGGTTGGCCTTCTTGATGGCCTCGGTGTTGGCGACGGCGAGGGAGTCGTCCATGGAACCGATCTGCATCACGATCTCCATCTCGCCGTTCTCATAGAACTGCTTGAGGGAGTCGATGGAAGAATTGAACTTGCCGGTGACGGACTTATAGGCAACCTGCAGGGTACGGATGTCCTTGAGGCGCTGCACGGCGACCTCCTTGCGGATGTCTCTCTCCTTGTTGAATTTGACGGGAGCCATGATGTTGCTGTACAGCCAATAGACCAAACCGCCGATCGCGGCGAGCAGGATGACTTCGACGACAATTTTAGTTACTTTGTTCATTTTATGGGTTAAATTTATTTGATATCCAAAGTCCCACAAAGTTACGAATTTGATTTATCAAATGCAATATTCTTATTAAATTTGCAAAGTTTTTTTGGGAGACATGCAGACCCTTTCTTCGGCAGATATCACGCGTCTGGAGGCGTATTTCGCGGCAGCGGAACACGTCTGCATCGTCGTGCACACGCATCCCGACGGCGACGCCATCGGCAGCGGCGCGGCGCTGCTCGCCTACCTGCGCCGCTGCCGGCACACGGACGCCACCCTGCTGCTGCCCGACTCCGCGCCGGACACGCTGGGATTCCTCCTCCCGGAGGAGGGCCTTGTCGACGCCGCCTGCGCCCCGCAGGAAGCGGCAGCCCGGATCGCGGCCTGCGACCTGCTCGTCTGCCTGGACATGAGCGGCTTCGGCCGCGCCGAGGCGCTGTCCGCACCGCTCTCCGCCTGCCGGGCGCCGAAGGTGCTGATCGACCACCACCTCCATCCGGAGCGGGCGTCTTTCGACCTGGTGTTCAGCGAGACGGAGATCTCGTCCGCTTCCGAACTGCTCTATCAGGTGCTGCTCGCCCTGCCCGGGGTCGGCTCCGCGGAGCGGCTCCCCCTGGCCGTGCTCACGCCCCTGATGGCCGGCATGACCACGGACACCAACAATTTCTCCAACTCGGTCTGGCCGTCCACCCTGCAGATGGCGTCCGAGCTCCTCGCGGCGGGCGTGG
The sequence above is a segment of the Bacteroidales bacterium WCE2004 genome. Coding sequences within it:
- a CDS encoding GLPGLI family protein, which codes for MLIPTAVFSQTGGPRNSIQCGYHFLKKKDPKAAPVQYLNMRLDYSDGRSVFYDQFTFERDSLRLLAFDENGSTKNQGEYQKITSLPRPRLEDVTIVDLKKSEITQCYKQATISIRGAYEMEAPAWVLTDETRTIKGYTCKKATAKYLGRTWTVWYTEDIPVPIGPWMLWGAPGLIVAAEDSESLFSFQLVWTDKLDRDDRLDFIESGFPRESYHKGATRHFVLPMKDTEQMNYRLMTDIGFLSEMTGVRLVKANEVSDRMKYIPLIPGDYWKGK
- a CDS encoding phosphoesterase RecJ domain-containing protein, which codes for MQTLSSADITRLEAYFAAAEHVCIVVHTHPDGDAIGSGAALLAYLRRCRHTDATLLLPDSAPDTLGFLLPEEGLVDAACAPQEAAARIAACDLLVCLDMSGFGRAEALSAPLSACRAPKVLIDHHLHPERASFDLVFSETEISSASELLYQVLLALPGVGSAERLPLAVLTPLMAGMTTDTNNFSNSVWPSTLQMASELLAAGVDRDALLDQIYHNYRENRFRAMGAFLERMTITPDGVAYAVLDRGFLRRYDVQDGETEGFVNLPLGIAGVCMSIFLKEDEGHFRVSIRSRAGVSANRLAAEAFHGGGHACAAGGKLYFPADIPAPEAAGGYIATVTARFMRNQGPSQSE
- a CDS encoding CarboxypepD_reg-like domain-containing protein; the encoded protein is MTIGKVNRVILLVFSLWGLTLCEAWASYHISGVVRDQKSKEPLAGAFVLAYADNIQKGFAYSGSDGQFSLRIQDDGDVDILKVSMMGYAPVSISTEGKTSGFVIELKEQALQLSSAAVKSSPIARKGDTLSFYVHAFADGTEQVLDELINKIPGLTTNEQGTIQYDGEAINRFYVEGLDLMGGKYGVVTKNLKASDIARIDVYRNHQPINALREIDPSEKSAVNIILKESARGSWVFTGDALLGLPPFPLFDAKAMVSRFGKTSQDLYLVKGNNLGKDITQELREQPGVSDGPGFFLVNEIDGQLSSALNPSFSSLPIPREYWYDNLSGIATFNHLAKTGENTKLRLSFNAAAEKYAEQASSSETVCFEDGTSLTIDDRKSLTDRKYYFQGQATYEDNGPDRYLSESFSLSGQLRSDLSDGTGRDNYEQRYDLPSLKADNNLRLTLRRGKSALNFTSVATYIRNTHTGTYVTGGRTFDQSYLQNDFTSSHGTAWSIAAGRHSFSASAGVDLDYLDRKAVLSSSSGITDLAKAVSGPLQDHLSVFSACPSLSLRDIIAFGNVRLTLSLPAALHILQVCGKGGAVYPSVSPSVSLRYTPTANLTASAGASYGIQRSSPESLLGAVVMRNYRSLSRLDSLSRSDRVTAMAEVRYSDPVGMLFVDLSGGYGRIVRSKTASSKYLPDMTVTGYVPLQNATAMYNVDGRIRKYFGGKALMLEGSAGYDVNEMDEYLQQVLVHYTTRRFTTGGEVSSAPVDWFSIRFKVEYIRQVTEHGGAEVTSHILTGEGAMRISPFKKLRFDLDGYFRRDRIPGVTVFNRPLLKAVISWRLPKGTVYLECNNVLDIREYRRETVNAYRTVSVVNHLRGRQFLAGFRMSF
- a CDS encoding 16S rRNA (guanine(966)-N(2))-methyltransferase RsmD; the encoded protein is MRIIGGRLKGKPIQPPMGYGARPTTDFAREGLFNILGNEYEFEDLQVLDLFGGTGAVSYEFASRGARRVYCIEMNRDHAAFIRREAARLGLDAVTAVHANVFDFLPICHEKFDIIFADPPYALEGLETIPDKVLSRDLLHPGCYFILEHGDEHSFVDHPFFKKEKTYGRVHFSFFEK
- a CDS encoding Putative auto-transporter adhesin, head GIN domain encodes the protein MKRFITLIIAAFAAVLSLSAREANASVPAQIETKDYNFAHFTELEIGFTYQVELTRSDRYAVSVEAPDFMAPYLRVELRGSRLVLSCYELPRDVRRRLDSGRYKLRAFVSMPELDVLKMSGASKLEATGEFTPRRTFVVALSGACSVSGLAARSRDASFECSGASRMAFSGSFDRVDIEISGSGNCDFDFSAKEAEVELSGASKLFAKGNITRLDVETSGASTFTMSGKVGALDCGASGASKISMEYAAANVGKVRLSGASHAVVDVRDELGFILSGASSLRYCSHDRLRIVEQNVSRASSVSSYTHASGR
- a CDS encoding Acyl-CoA hydrolase, with the translated sequence MKPVNFVSADEAVSHIPSHCHVHLSSVASVPHILIQALCRRADAGDVTDLHFHHFHTEGPAPYSEPRYEGIFFEQGFFVGPNVRKNVNAGYADYLPVHLGESQKLYRDGYIKLGAALVNVSLPDEQGRVSLGTSVDCSVAAIETADLVIGVVNPNVPFAYGDLIPLEKFDYLVQDDAPLVTAAFAEPTPTEVLIGKNCAALVEDGDCIQMGIGALPNALAAQLGGHKHLGLHTEMFADGLLRLIKAGVIDGTNKRIDTGKVVASFLLGSQEVYSFIDHNPDVLMRDIKYVNDPYMIRQNPGMKAINSAVEVDLTGQISADSIGTRIFSGTGGQVDFVRGATMSEGGKSITAFASRTVKGKNKIVAELNAGAGVVTPRADAHWIVTEYGAVDLYGKSLQERAKLLIGIAHPDDREMLDRQAFERFGPHWHNFSI
- a CDS encoding XTP/dITP diphosphohydrolase, which produces MHTKEEKLAAFGRLLDTMDALREKCPWNAAQTMETIRPMTEEEVYELSDAILKGDRPGTAKEIGDLLYHLVFYARIAQEEGSFDIADSLDKVVDKMVFRHPHVFGPDAGKPTSAKEIADTWELVKAKEKDGNKTVLSGIPDAMPALLKALSMQEKARGCGFDWEQKEDVWEKVSEELGEVGEACREQDPRHMEEEFGDLLFAVINAARLYGVDPEAALSGSCSKFRRRFNYLEEQTLRKGRKLAGLTLAEMDAIWDEAKAKGL
- a CDS encoding RNA polymerase sigma-70 factor, ECF subfamily, which encodes MTRQEITEFYGKHHQRLYNISLRILKDSGEAEEVMQDTILKFVSSEGTFGSEAQVSAWLARTCIRASIDRLRSRKREEAFLADYALQEAAEEPAEEQLRGPVPDVMQIRAALESLPDPYRLVLNLVLIEGLDYREIAGLTGQKETTLRSLFSRGKNKLTLILNKI